In one Ochotona princeps isolate mOchPri1 chromosome 16, mOchPri1.hap1, whole genome shotgun sequence genomic region, the following are encoded:
- the LOC101531143 gene encoding cytochrome P450 2F5 encodes MDSTSMAILLLILAFIYLLLTMGSRGKGRLPPGPKPLPLLGNLLQLRSQDMLTSLTKLSKEYGSVYTVYLGPRRVVVLSGYQAVKEALVDQGDEFSGRGSYPVFFNFTKGNGIAFSNGDRWKALRRFSMQILRNFGMGKRSIEERILEEGRFLLAELQKTEGKPFDPTFVLSRTVSNIICAVIFGSRFDYEDERLLTIIRLINDNFQIMSSPWGELYNIFPSLLDWVPGPHRRLFQNYGSMKSLIARSVHDHQATLDPDSPRDFIDCFLTKMAQEQQDPLSHFHMDTLLMTTHNLLFGGTETVSTTLRHTFLVLMKYPKVQARVQEEIDRVVGHSRLPTLEDRPAMPYTDAVIHEVQRFADIIPMNLPHRVIRDTDFRGFLLPKGTDVITLLNTVHYDPSQFLTPKDFNPEHFLDANQSFKKSPAFMPFSAGRRLCLGESLARMELFLFLTAILQNFSLQPLGDPEDIDLTPISSGLGNVPRPFQLCVRTR; translated from the exons ATGGACAGCACCAGCATGGCCatcctgcttctgatcctggCTTTCATCTACCTGCTCCTGACCATGGGCTCCAGGGGCAAGGGCCGGCTGCCCCCAGGCCCCAAGCCCCTGCCACTGCTGGGGAACCTGCTGCAGCTGCGCTCCCAGGACATGCTCACCTCCCTCACCAAG CTGAGCAAGGAGTACGGCTCCGTCTATACTGTGTACCTGGGGCCCAGGCGGGTGGTGGTCCTCAGCGGGTACCAAGCTGTGAAGGAGGCCCTGGTGGACCAAGGGGATGAGTTTAGTGGCCGCGGTAGCTATCCTGTCTTTTTCAACTTCACCAAAGGCAACG GCATTGCCTTCTCCAATGGGGACCGCTGGAAGGCCCTCCGCAGGTTTTCCATGCAGATTCTCCGGAACTTCGGGATGGGGAAGAGGAGCATCGAGGAGAGGATTTTGGAGGAAGGCCGCTTCTTGctggcagagctacagaaaacCGAAG GCAAGCCCTTCGATCCCACGTTCGTGCTGAGCCGCACCGTGTCCAACATCATCTGCGCCGTCATCTTCGGCAGCCGCTTTGATTACGAGGACGAGCGCCTGCTCACCATCATCCGCCTCATCAACGACAACTTCCAGATCATGAGCAGCCCCTGGGGCGAG TTGTACAACATCTTTCCGAGCCTGCTGGACTGGGTGCCCGGGCCGCACCGACGCCTCTTCCAGAACTACGGGTCCATGAAGAGCCTGATCGCTCGCAGTGTCCACGACCATCAGGCCACTCTGGACCCCGACTCTCCGCGGGACTTCATCGATTGCTTCCTCACCAAGATGGCCCAG GAACAACAGGACCCGCTGAGCCACTTCCATATGGACACCCTGCTGATGACCACGCACAACCTGCTCTTCGGGGGCACTGAGACCGTGAGCACCACACTGCGCCACACCTTCCTGGTGCTCATGAAGTACCCCAAGGTGCAAG CCCGCGTCCAGGAGGAGATTGACCGCGTGGTGGGGCACTCGCGGCTGCCCACGCTGGAGGACCGCCCCGCCATGCCTTACACGGACGCGGTGATCCACGAGGTGCAGCGCTTCGCCGACATCATCCCCATGAACCTGCCCCACCGTGTCATCCGCGACACTGACTTCCGAGGCTTCCTGCTACCCAAG GGCACTGACGTCATCACCCTTCTCAACACGGTCCACTATGACCCCAGCCAGTTCCTTACACCCAAGGACTTCAACCCTGAGCACTTCCTGGATGCCAACCAGTCCTTCAAAAAAAGCCCCGCCTTCATGCCTTTCTCAGCAG GGCGCCGGCTGTGCCTGGGAGAGTCGCTGGCGCGCATGgagctcttcctcttcctcaccgCCATCCTGCAGAACTTCTcgctgcagccattgggggatcCCGAGGACATCGACCTGACCCCGATCAGCTCCGGTCTGGGCAACGTGCCGCGACCCTTCCAGCTGTGCGTGCGCACGCGCTGA